A window of the Thermoleophilia bacterium genome harbors these coding sequences:
- a CDS encoding adenosine kinase: PAEAAVQVVDTTGAGDLFAAGFLAGWTQGRNLHDCGRMGAVAAAEVISHLGARPEADLRALVAARLA; encoded by the coding sequence CCGGCGGAGGCCGCGGTGCAAGTGGTGGACACCACCGGCGCGGGCGACCTGTTCGCCGCCGGATTCCTAGCGGGCTGGACACAGGGCCGCAACCTGCACGATTGCGGGCGCATGGGTGCCGTGGCTGCCGCCGAGGTCATCTCACACCTAGGCGCGCGGCCCGAGGCCGACCTCAGGGCGCTAGTTGCCGCACGCTTGGCCTAG